The following nucleotide sequence is from Mucilaginibacter sp. cycad4.
CTCCGCGTCATCAGCAATGGCAATGGTGTTTGCAAACTGGATATAAGAATCAATGATTTCGTTCGATACTTCTGATTTAAAGGTATCCAGCCATTCGTATTCAATGTTCGATAAAAAATTACCCCTTTGTGTAATATGGGTAAGCTGTATGATTTTTTGTTTATTGAGCTTGCTTTTGTTTGATACGATGTTGAGATAGGTATGGTAATCAACCATGATCTCGTTATAATCTATCTCGATTTTCCAGTAGCCGGTATCTTTTGATAAATGGCAATGCCCCATTTTGTCGAGCAGCGATTTAAGCTTGGCAATATTTACTGAGCGGTTGTTACGGGCGCTCTTTTCTGATTTATCAAACCACAATATCTCGTTCAGCTTTTCGGAGCTTACCCCACGGCCCAGCTTTATGGAGTAAAGTACAATAACCAGGAACAATTCTTTTAACAGAGGTGTAAAATATTTGGTGATTTCCTGACCCCCGGCGGTAAAAAGCTGCAGATCGCCAAATAAAAATATAGCGTTTTTGTTGCTGTTGAGCTTATTGTCATGGTCGGCTTCAGTGGGTAGTTCTTTTTGTTCGGGGATATGTTTAACAACCTCCACACCCACAGGTGCCGGAGGGGGGTGGACGGCTTCACTTTTGTTCTTTTTTTTGCTGATGGTTACACCTGCCGCTATACCCAAACTAATTATCAGCAGACCGCTTATCCACCAGATATAATTAACACCGTAGCTGAGCACCGGGGTTTCCAATGGTTCCGGCGGACTTAGCAGCGAGTATATTTTAACCCGGGTTTGTTCGTTCTGTTTAAAAAGTGTTACCGTTAAAAACTTATTGCTTCGCGGGCAGTAATAAATATCGGCATAGGCGTTCACATCATGAAACAGATAGGGGATTGTATCACCCACTAATTTATAAGCGGGCTTGTCAAGCGAACCCTGTATAAGCTGCAAATTGGAGTTGAACTTATGCTGCGGAAAAATAAGGCCGTAATAGATATGCGATTTTGAGTTAATAATGAGGGAATTGGCAAACACAAAATCTTCGTTTTTAACTTCAATATTAAAAAGTTTCTTAAACGTTTTAGTTTTCACATCAAAACGCATCATATCATACAAATTACGTGGGTTCACAATTTGCTGACCCGATGCGCTGCCATAACCGCCAATTACGTATGCGGTATCGCCGGTGGCATTGATACCCAGGCCTGCCAGGTAGCGGGGGGTAAATGTATCGCCTTTAATTTTGATGTTTTGCCAGGTTGAGGTATTTACCCGGTATTGTTTTACACTATCTTTATATACCAGTTGACCATACCCT
It contains:
- a CDS encoding galactose oxidase, which encodes MRFFLSGLIAVVFSNILLVQPVRAQSYGLGFYSHEVVQDKRTTLDLGLNNVAPKDNLDVSFDLAFIPNRQIYFGYILRLVGDDKQNIDLVYDNQANTRHFKIIIGEKLSKISFNIDEKILFNNWSRLRILIDFKNNKLTVFAGKEAFSEAGTHLKQSTSYKLLFGANAYRQYQTTDLPPFKLRDVKVAQNDKLLAWWPLSEWQGDMVQEKVNQNNGKVINALWIKSRHRNWQAEQELTVGGTASLAFDPLTETVYIITADSLLSYSVNSNTPLKSMAYRTGRQQLIPGDQALFNNNKLYYLYIDQKVIATYNINDDAWDRSFKNMPIETNNGHLNKFFCQTDTSIYTIGGYGQLVYKDSVKQYRVNTSTWQNIKIKGDTFTPRYLAGLGINATGDTAYVIGGYGSASGQQIVNPRNLYDMMRFDVKTKTFKKLFNIEVKNEDFVFANSLIINSKSHIYYGLIFPQHKFNSNLQLIQGSLDKPAYKLVGDTIPYLFHDVNAYADIYYCPRSNKFLTVTLFKQNEQTRVKIYSLLSPPEPLETPVLSYGVNYIWWISGLLIISLGIAAGVTISKKKNKSEAVHPPPAPVGVEVVKHIPEQKELPTEADHDNKLNSNKNAIFLFGDLQLFTAGGQEITKYFTPLLKELFLVIVLYSIKLGRGVSSEKLNEILWFDKSEKSARNNRSVNIAKLKSLLDKMGHCHLSKDTGYWKIEIDYNEIMVDYHTYLNIVSNKSKLNKQKIIQLTHITQRGNFLSNIEYEWLDTFKSEVSNEIIDSYIQFANTIAIADDAEFLIKLANDIFYFDPVNEDAMILKCKALSYLGKHSLAKNTFESFSKEYKVIYGESFERDFHSILE